One Solanum lycopersicum chromosome 4, SLM_r2.1 DNA window includes the following coding sequences:
- the LOC101256083 gene encoding uncharacterized protein, which translates to MDDRKEKTAPWLSVPQFGDWDQKGVMPDYSMDFSKIRENRKQNKSRASLGNEEELISTANSKSNTVHSARSDDLQFHQTHPSTTRRSIFSYFNCCVKA; encoded by the exons CTGCACCATGGCTATCAGTGCCTCAATTTGGAGACTGGGATCAAAAGGGTGTGATGCCAGACTACTCTATGGATTTCTCAAAGATAAGAGAGAATAGGAAACAGAACAAATCAAGAGCCAGTCTTGGAAATGAGGAAGAACTTATTTCCACAGCTAATAGCAAGTCAAATACAGTTCACTCAGCCCGCAGTGATGATCTCCAATTCCATCAAACTCACCCATCAACA ACGAGGAGAAGCATTTTCAGCTACTTCAATTGCTGTGTGAAAGCTTGA
- the LOC101255787 gene encoding developmentally-regulated G-protein 3 — translation MATVMQKIKDIEDEMAKTQKNKATAHHLGLLKAKLAKLRRELLTPTSKGGGGAGEGFDVTKSGDARVGLVGFPSVGKSTLLNKLTGTFSEVASYEFTTLTCIPGVIMYRGAKIQLLDLPGIIEGAKDGKGRGRQVISTARTCNCILIVLDAIKPITHKRLIEKELEGFGIRLNKEPPNMTFRKKEKGGINLTSTVTNTHLDLDTVKAICSEYRIHNADVHLRYDATADDLIDVIEGSRVYTPCIYVVNKIDQITMEELEILDKLPHYCPISAHLEWNLDGLLEKIWEYLSLTRIYTKPKGMNPDYEDPVILSSKRRTVEDFCDRIHKDMVKQFKYALVWGSSAKHKPQRVGKEHELEDEDVVQIIKKV, via the exons ATGGCGACCGTCATGCAGAAAATCAAAGATATCGAAGATGAG ATGGCTAAGACCCAAAAGAACAAAGCGACTGCTCATCATCTCGGTTTGTTAAAG GCAAAACTGGCGAAACTTCGAAGGGAACTTCTTACACCTACGTCAAAAGGTGGTGGTGGAGCTGGAGAAGGTTTTGATGTTACAAAAAGTGGTGATGCAAGAGTTGGTTTAGTAGGTTTTCCTTCAGTTGGAAAATCGACTCTCTTGAACAAACTGACAGGAACTTTTTCTGAG GTTGCTTCATACGAATTTACCACCTTAACTTGCATTCCTGGTGTCATCATGTATCGGGGAGCTAAAATTCAG TTGTTGGACCTCCCAGGAATTATTGAGGGTGCCAAGGATGGAAAAGGTAGAGGAAGGCAG GTTATCAGTACTGCCAGGACATGCAATTGTATACTTATTGTCCTCGATGCAATAAAGCCAATCACTCACAAACGTCTCATAGAGAAAGAGCTCGAGGGATTTGGCATTAG GTTGAACAAGGAACCACCTAATATGACATTCAGGAAGAAGGAGAAGGGTGGTATTAATTTGACGTCAACGGTTACCAATACCCATTTGGACCTCGACACTGTGAAGGCCATATGCAGCGAATACAGAATACATAATGCTGATGTTCATCTTAGGTATGATGCAACTGCTGATGACCTGATTGATGTCATTGAAGGCAGTAGAGTATACACACCTTGCATCTATGTTGTGAACAAAATTGATCAAATCACAATGGAAGAGCTGGAGATTCTGGATAAACTTCCGCACTATTGTCCAATCAG TGCTCATTTGGAATGGAATCTTGATGGCCTGCTGGAGAAGATTTGGGAATATCTTAGTCTAACCCGCATATACACAAAGCCGAAGGGAATGAATCCAGACTATGAGGATCCAGTTATTCTATCATCAAAGAGGAGGACAGTGGAGGACTTCTGTGACAGAATCCACAAGGATATGGTTAAACAATTCAAATA TGCCCTGGTTTGGGGTTCAAGTGCAAAACACAAGCCTCAGAGGGTGGGCAAG GAACATGAACTAGAAGATGAAGACGTCGTCCAAATCATCAAGAAAGTGTAA